One window of Desulfobulbaceae bacterium genomic DNA carries:
- a CDS encoding M20/M25/M40 family metallo-hydrolase, with translation MPNNRIKPQRLSKLLQRLVDIYSPSGKEGDVLDFLKGYFKRRNLPVIVQPVDDDRYNLILSPVTKDIKLAFIGHIDTVPAPDLDSYCYSELGDTVKGLGVADMKGGCAAMIEAFLTFLEAGNSQAPIALCLVVGEEESGDGAEKLMRAYHFPWAVIGEPTDMAPCLQSYGYVEIQLTAKGTRQHASVAKRRQNAIEVMLQTILRLTHHLELKYPHVTYNIRDLFSSHSGFAVPERSEAWLDLHVPPGMDIGEILLDLEGIAMAKTEKLNGIEIVFRRVTIAAGYQLPEKEAVVETMKSIFKNHGIQWSSSAFRSHSDANQIWASGVKPIILGPGQLEQAHSHDESVSFKQVCQAAEIYLDLMYAMVKDGSDAS, from the coding sequence ATGCCAAATAATCGTATAAAACCTCAACGATTGAGTAAATTGCTGCAGCGGTTGGTAGACATCTACAGCCCTTCAGGCAAAGAGGGTGATGTACTTGATTTCCTGAAAGGCTATTTCAAACGGCGCAACCTGCCGGTTATTGTTCAACCAGTTGACGATGATCGTTACAACCTCATTTTGTCCCCTGTAACCAAAGATATTAAGCTTGCCTTCATTGGTCACATCGACACAGTGCCTGCCCCTGATCTCGACAGCTACTGTTACAGTGAACTGGGGGATACTGTCAAGGGGCTGGGTGTGGCTGATATGAAAGGTGGCTGTGCTGCAATGATTGAAGCGTTTTTGACTTTCCTGGAGGCAGGAAATTCACAAGCTCCTATTGCGCTCTGTCTTGTTGTCGGAGAAGAGGAGAGCGGTGACGGTGCTGAAAAGCTGATGAGAGCCTATCATTTTCCGTGGGCCGTCATTGGTGAACCAACGGATATGGCGCCCTGTCTGCAATCTTACGGCTATGTCGAAATACAGCTTACAGCTAAGGGCACAAGGCAGCATGCATCGGTGGCCAAGCGTCGCCAGAATGCCATAGAAGTTATGCTCCAGACAATTTTACGCCTCACCCATCATCTGGAATTAAAATACCCTCATGTAACCTATAATATCAGGGATCTTTTTAGTTCTCATTCCGGTTTTGCTGTGCCGGAGCGAAGTGAAGCGTGGCTTGACCTGCACGTGCCGCCGGGCATGGACATTGGCGAGATTCTTCTCGATCTGGAGGGCATTGCGATGGCCAAAACAGAAAAACTTAACGGTATTGAGATCGTGTTTCGGCGTGTTACTATAGCTGCAGGGTATCAGTTGCCCGAGAAAGAAGCGGTTGTTGAGACAATGAAAAGCATTTTTAAAAATCACGGCATCCAGTGGTCTTCTTCAGCCTTTAGAAGTCACTCGGATGCTAATCAGATATGGGCATCGGGGGTCAAGCCGATCATTTTAGGGCCAGGCCAATTGGAACAGGCCCATTCGCATGATGAGTCTGTTTCATTTAAGCAGGTCTGTCAGGCGGCTGAAATTTATCTTGATCTCATGTACGCGATGGTGAAGGATGGTAGTGATGCCTCATGA
- a CDS encoding phosphate/phosphite/phosphonate ABC transporter substrate-binding protein gives MMDLRCFRYGTIVIISLFFLVCSRPGISHSKDNFIIGLIPEMNVFKQQQRFQPLADYLSEKIGVKVELSMLSRYGNIVQRLKEAKVDAAFLGSFTGALAISQLGVEPLVRPINLNGTSTYHGHIFVRKDSGIQTFEEMRGKTMVFVERATTAGYIFPLAYIKRHGVTDYTTFFNEYFFSGSHDAAVDAVFKGQADIGAAKNTIFDFYMEKNPKAKDEIVILASSPNVPSNGLCVIPTLDKELKYKIKNALLELDTNPKGASVLKKLRAIRFVETRKEDYLPVTVLSSEAEISLKEYQYINR, from the coding sequence ATGATGGACTTAAGATGCTTCAGGTACGGTACGATAGTTATTATTTCTCTCTTTTTTCTTGTCTGTAGCCGTCCCGGCATTTCTCACAGTAAGGATAATTTTATTATTGGTCTTATTCCCGAGATGAACGTTTTTAAGCAGCAGCAGCGATTTCAGCCTCTTGCCGATTATCTGTCGGAAAAAATTGGAGTTAAGGTTGAACTTTCAATGCTGAGTCGATATGGTAACATTGTACAAAGACTCAAAGAGGCCAAGGTTGATGCAGCCTTTCTCGGGTCGTTTACAGGGGCGCTGGCAATTTCACAATTAGGGGTTGAACCGCTTGTCAGACCGATTAATCTAAACGGAACCTCAACCTATCACGGCCATATTTTTGTTAGAAAGGATAGTGGTATACAAACCTTTGAGGAGATGAGGGGTAAGACCATGGTTTTCGTAGAACGGGCAACGACTGCCGGCTATATTTTCCCTCTTGCCTATATTAAACGTCACGGAGTTACTGATTATACTACCTTTTTCAACGAGTATTTTTTCTCTGGCAGTCATGATGCCGCAGTTGATGCAGTATTTAAAGGTCAAGCTGATATTGGTGCCGCTAAAAACACCATCTTTGATTTTTACATGGAGAAAAACCCAAAAGCTAAGGACGAAATAGTTATACTCGCCAGTTCACCAAATGTTCCCTCAAACGGCCTTTGTGTAATTCCGACTTTAGATAAGGAGTTAAAGTATAAAATAAAGAATGCTCTGCTCGAATTAGATACCAATCCGAAAGGAGCTAGTGTACTAAAAAAACTACGAGCGATTCGCTTTGTAGAAACCCGCAAAGAAGACTACCTGCCGGTTACAGTTCTTTCATCTGAGGCGGAAATCAGCCTGAAAGAGTATCAATACATAAACAGATGA
- a CDS encoding DUF362 domain-containing protein, with protein MNSTIFTIRADKPHSVSLLLDSCNLVSAIGSATTVMLKPNLVEALQPPITTPVELVSEVVLYLRRIRPELEIIIAEGSGATEYETWHPFDLLGYSKMAEAFDVRLIDLNVEPQRKLKNEACRQWPIMYLPEVLFDVFLISIPVLKAHSLAGVTLTMKNMMGAAPPEHFQQGGHWKKAAFHENVQEAVFDLNRYRTPDFTILDASIGMQQAHLWGPTCNPPHNLLAASQDPVAIDAYGAKLLKRDWRQIGHIAMANRVLGNADSYQVKKVT; from the coding sequence ATGAACAGTACAATATTTACGATCAGGGCTGATAAGCCTCACAGTGTGTCTCTGCTTCTGGATAGTTGCAATCTGGTTTCCGCAATTGGCAGTGCGACCACGGTCATGCTCAAACCTAATCTGGTTGAAGCCCTGCAACCGCCCATTACTACACCGGTCGAACTGGTGTCTGAGGTGGTGCTGTATCTCAGGCGAATTCGTCCCGAACTTGAAATTATAATTGCTGAGGGTTCTGGTGCCACCGAATACGAAACATGGCACCCCTTTGACCTCTTGGGTTATTCAAAAATGGCAGAGGCATTTGATGTACGATTAATTGATCTTAATGTCGAACCTCAAAGGAAACTCAAGAATGAAGCATGCCGGCAGTGGCCGATAATGTATCTGCCAGAAGTACTGTTTGACGTTTTTTTGATATCAATACCGGTTTTAAAGGCTCATTCACTGGCCGGGGTTACTCTAACGATGAAAAATATGATGGGCGCCGCACCACCAGAACATTTTCAACAGGGTGGGCATTGGAAAAAGGCAGCCTTTCATGAAAATGTGCAGGAAGCTGTCTTTGATCTGAACCGGTACAGAACCCCCGACTTTACGATACTCGATGCCTCTATTGGTATGCAGCAGGCACATTTATGGGGACCAACCTGCAATCCACCCCATAACCTGTTGGCTGCCTCTCAGGATCCTGTTGCAATTGATGCCTATGGGGCAAAACTCCTGAAACGAGATTGGCGGCAGATTGGACATATCGCCATGGCCAATAGAGTTCTTGGCAATGCTGATTCTTATCAGGTGAAGAAAGTTACTTGA
- a CDS encoding ABC-F family ATP-binding cassette domain-containing protein: protein MSNLISCQSISKSFGAQTLFEDITLGISSGERLGLIGPNGAGKSTLLKIFAGLEEVDTGKLFIRKNLRLVFLAQAESFVAGEDIESALYRSLESKTHDSQSFTQVQKMAAKCGFFDLSQKVDSLSGGWLKRLAISCALIKEPDLLFLDEPTNHLDMEGILWLEDLLSNSSFAFAVITHDRHFLNTVTNRIIELSAQYPDGYLRVEGKFEDFLRRKSELLTMQNKQETVLGNKLRREIEWLSRGPKARTTKAQYRIDEAAKLKNTFQDTKHRNAQGKAIDLSFDSTGRKTKKLLTARNISKVLGGKTIFEKLDLTLTPNMCLGLLGNNGTGKSTLINVLAGNIVSDTGSVDKVDGLKVILFDQKREGLNKNQTLRRALAPDGDSVLYNDRPLHVVSWAKKFLFRPDQLDMPVSRLSGGEQARILIAELMRQPADILLLDEPTNDLDIPSLEVLEDSLADFKGVVVLVTHDRFLLDRLADYVLGFDGNGNCERYADFRQWLEDLEIKKNQQSASKSQAVQKANQTKPKNKITLGEKIELEKMEQRIFEAEQELDICHQRLSDESIQSNPATLADCCAKLEVAQKKVDNLYSRWQELEGKIAN from the coding sequence ATGTCTAATCTTATAAGTTGTCAGTCTATCAGTAAATCCTTTGGTGCTCAAACATTGTTTGAGGATATCACTCTTGGGATATCCTCGGGTGAACGTCTTGGCTTAATAGGCCCTAACGGAGCCGGAAAATCAACCTTACTAAAGATATTTGCCGGTTTAGAAGAAGTCGATACCGGTAAACTGTTTATTCGCAAAAACTTGCGGCTTGTCTTTCTGGCGCAGGCAGAATCATTTGTAGCGGGTGAGGATATTGAGTCTGCCCTGTATAGATCCTTGGAGTCCAAAACTCATGACAGTCAGTCATTTACTCAAGTTCAAAAAATGGCGGCTAAATGCGGCTTTTTTGATCTTAGTCAAAAAGTTGATTCACTCTCCGGAGGCTGGTTAAAGCGCCTGGCCATTTCTTGTGCGTTGATTAAAGAACCCGACCTGCTGTTTCTTGATGAGCCGACTAACCATCTTGATATGGAAGGAATTTTATGGCTGGAAGATCTTCTTTCAAATTCAAGTTTTGCCTTTGCCGTCATCACCCATGACCGACATTTCTTGAATACGGTCACCAATCGAATTATTGAGTTGAGCGCCCAATATCCCGACGGCTATCTGCGGGTAGAAGGGAAGTTTGAAGATTTTTTGCGCCGAAAGTCTGAGCTTTTAACCATGCAGAACAAGCAGGAAACGGTACTGGGGAACAAACTGCGTCGTGAAATAGAGTGGTTGTCCCGCGGACCAAAAGCCCGGACAACAAAGGCCCAATATCGTATCGATGAGGCGGCTAAACTTAAAAATACCTTTCAAGATACAAAACATCGAAATGCCCAGGGGAAAGCCATTGATTTGTCGTTTGATTCGACGGGACGTAAAACCAAAAAACTACTTACTGCCCGGAATATAAGTAAGGTGTTGGGCGGCAAAACCATTTTTGAAAAGCTTGACTTAACGTTAACACCGAACATGTGCTTGGGGCTACTCGGTAATAACGGCACGGGGAAATCAACCTTGATCAATGTTCTTGCCGGCAACATCGTTTCAGATACTGGTTCAGTCGATAAGGTCGATGGTCTCAAGGTCATTTTGTTTGATCAGAAAAGAGAAGGTCTCAATAAGAATCAAACCCTGCGCCGTGCTTTAGCGCCGGATGGCGATTCAGTACTCTACAATGACAGGCCGCTCCATGTAGTGAGTTGGGCCAAGAAATTTCTTTTCAGGCCCGATCAGCTTGATATGCCGGTAAGCAGGCTTTCCGGAGGAGAGCAGGCCCGTATTTTAATTGCCGAACTGATGCGTCAACCAGCGGACATTCTTCTTCTTGATGAGCCGACCAACGATCTTGATATTCCGTCTCTTGAGGTTCTTGAAGATAGTTTGGCCGATTTCAAAGGTGTTGTTGTTTTAGTCACCCATGATCGATTCCTGCTTGATAGATTGGCGGATTATGTTCTTGGTTTTGACGGTAATGGCAACTGTGAGCGATATGCGGATTTCAGGCAGTGGCTTGAAGATTTAGAGATAAAAAAAAATCAACAGAGTGCTTCTAAAAGCCAGGCAGTTCAAAAAGCAAATCAGACAAAGCCTAAGAATAAGATTACCTTAGGAGAGAAGATCGAGCTTGAAAAGATGGAACAACGTATATTTGAAGCCGAACAGGAGCTTGATATATGTCATCAACGTCTTAGTGATGAGTCAATTCAGTCGAACCCTGCGACCTTAGCTGACTGTTGTGCTAAGCTTGAAGTTGCACAGAAAAAAGTTGATAACCTTTATAGTCGTTGGCAGGAGCTTGAAGGAAAAATAGCTAATTGA
- a CDS encoding response regulator, whose translation MSFKVYLPASEGTKVADRVLLDTDTRKNDATILIVDDEAIITSMLVDYLKSLGYKTMLATNGIEAVAIVAEHKDAIDIVILDINMPLMDGCEAYAKFIEIKPDINVLVSTGYVSSCETQEILQKGAKGFIQKPFKMDEIKGKISTILRSDTQA comes from the coding sequence GTGAGCTTCAAGGTATACCTGCCGGCTTCAGAGGGAACTAAGGTTGCCGATAGAGTTCTTCTTGATACAGACACGCGCAAAAATGATGCAACTATTTTGATAGTTGATGACGAGGCAATTATCACCAGTATGCTGGTTGATTATCTTAAAAGCCTTGGCTATAAGACCATGCTGGCCACTAATGGAATAGAGGCCGTTGCGATTGTGGCTGAGCATAAGGATGCGATTGATATTGTTATTCTTGACATTAATATGCCGCTAATGGATGGTTGCGAGGCCTACGCAAAATTTATTGAGATAAAGCCGGATATTAATGTGCTTGTTTCAACTGGTTATGTCAGCAGTTGTGAAACCCAGGAAATACTCCAGAAAGGGGCGAAGGGCTTTATTCAAAAACCTTTTAAGATGGATGAGATAAAGGGTAAAATTAGCACGATTTTGAGAAGTGATACTCAGGCATAA
- a CDS encoding acyl-CoA thioesterase, translated as MNCDDIVISQIMQPHEANPMGNIHGGVIMHYIDNAAAVVATRYAKGIAVTASVDRLDFFHPVYIGNLLLLRACLNWVGNTSMEIGVRVETEDLKTGTIKRIASSYLTFVALDDQGKPRKLPSLNITNDAMKLRFREAEARRKNRLAEKEAERQCLENPDECRLL; from the coding sequence ATGAACTGTGACGACATTGTAATCAGCCAGATTATGCAGCCCCACGAGGCAAATCCCATGGGCAATATTCATGGCGGTGTTATCATGCATTATATTGATAATGCCGCAGCTGTGGTGGCGACGCGGTATGCTAAAGGTATTGCTGTTACGGCTTCAGTCGATAGGCTTGATTTTTTTCATCCGGTCTATATTGGCAACTTGCTTTTGTTGAGAGCCTGTCTTAACTGGGTGGGCAATACCTCTATGGAGATAGGGGTTCGTGTTGAAACGGAAGATTTGAAAACAGGGACAATTAAGCGCATAGCCTCTTCATATCTTACCTTTGTTGCCTTGGATGATCAGGGTAAACCGCGTAAATTGCCAAGTCTTAACATCACCAATGATGCTATGAAGCTTCGATTCAGGGAGGCGGAGGCTCGCAGGAAGAATCGCCTTGCTGAAAAAGAGGCGGAAAGGCAATGTCTCGAAAACCCCGATGAGTGCAGACTTTTATAG
- the ppsR gene encoding pyruvate, phosphate dikinase/phosphoenolpyruvate synthase regulator: MWKSKDIYFVSDSTGILATNLGQSLLCQFPEINFHEEKFSFIKTKPEAHKTINYILKNSVGRRPIIFSTLIDPEIRQIFDHPEVELFDVCGAFVNRLEVCLEAKALLLPGFSRQVNDLNMAKRADAIHFCLDHDDGTRVDDYDESDVILLGVSRSGKTPVSVYMSTHMGMKSANYPLTTHNLESYTLPEGLNKNRKKAVGLTTSPESLHRIREQRYPNSNYAKKTTCVQELEQAKQIFLKYKIPAIDTYGKSIEELATQIAQELGLIKKAGL; the protein is encoded by the coding sequence ATGTGGAAATCAAAAGATATTTACTTCGTTTCAGACAGCACAGGAATCTTAGCAACTAATCTCGGACAATCGCTATTATGTCAATTTCCTGAAATCAATTTTCATGAAGAAAAATTTTCATTTATTAAAACCAAGCCGGAAGCCCATAAGACCATAAACTACATACTAAAAAACTCGGTTGGCAGACGGCCGATAATCTTCAGCACCCTCATTGATCCAGAGATTCGGCAAATCTTTGATCACCCGGAGGTTGAGCTTTTTGATGTCTGCGGTGCATTTGTAAATAGACTTGAGGTTTGCCTGGAGGCCAAGGCCTTATTGCTGCCTGGATTTTCAAGACAGGTTAACGACCTCAATATGGCTAAACGCGCTGACGCCATCCATTTCTGCCTGGATCACGACGATGGCACACGAGTTGATGATTATGACGAATCTGATGTGATCTTGCTTGGCGTCTCACGCTCAGGGAAAACACCTGTCAGTGTGTATATGTCGACACACATGGGCATGAAATCTGCCAACTATCCTTTAACTACACATAACTTGGAAAGTTATACCCTGCCGGAAGGATTAAACAAGAATAGAAAGAAAGCCGTTGGCCTGACCACGAGCCCGGAAAGCCTTCATCGCATCCGCGAACAAAGATATCCAAACAGTAATTACGCAAAGAAGACAACCTGCGTTCAGGAACTCGAACAGGCAAAACAGATATTTCTGAAATATAAAATTCCTGCCATTGACACCTACGGTAAATCAATTGAGGAACTGGCAACACAAATAGCCCAAGAGCTCGGACTCATCAAAAAAGCCGGGCTATAA
- a CDS encoding ATP-binding protein: MAFDLARLTTTNTALLQKELLSYLQFGGIPDSLKYPELSLLRTLYDDILYRDVVTRHRVDSVPVIKELGSFLLSNPAALISFVKQKNTINKDNDT; the protein is encoded by the coding sequence ATGGCTTTCGATCTCGCCCGGCTGACGACAACGAACACCGCCCTGCTGCAGAAGGAACTCCTTTCCTACCTCCAATTCGGCGGCATTCCCGACAGTCTCAAGTATCCGGAGCTTTCCCTGCTCCGCACCCTGTATGACGATATCCTCTACCGGGATGTGGTGACCCGGCACCGCGTCGACTCGGTCCCGGTTATCAAGGAACTCGGCTCTTTCCTGCTGAGCAACCCTGCCGCCCTGATCTCTTTTGTGAAACAGAAGAACACCATCAACAAAGACAATGATACCTGA
- a CDS encoding DNA photolyase, whose protein sequence is MKNPATHIQSIYVEKQIVDLPMTRRILERSEGLPVEIIDAHDLNHLDYAPYPDSMSMGKKHLLLCQNKGAFFKPCPATKEYRCCEYQVLNIGANCPMDCVYCILQAYLNNPWMTFYVNTEDLFSELTQAFKKEPKRFWRIGTGEFTDSMALDKLTGLSKELVTFMSSKKNAVLELKTKSAVIDNLEGLDHKGRTVLAWSLNSTAVMNQHEFRTATLKERLAAAKQCADWGYKLAFHFDPIIYHPDWKQGYTETIEALYDTVPAANIVWISLGALRYLPTLKQIATSRFPKSRFFYEEFIVGLDGKSRYFRPQRTGMYKHIYNQLKAKSAKNTCIYMCMESDEIWRDVFGYTPEEKGGLPVMLDRASS, encoded by the coding sequence ATGAAAAACCCAGCCACTCATATCCAGTCAATCTATGTAGAAAAGCAGATAGTAGACCTGCCAATGACCCGGAGGATACTTGAACGATCCGAAGGGCTGCCTGTAGAGATAATTGACGCGCATGATCTTAACCACCTTGATTATGCCCCCTACCCAGACAGCATGTCCATGGGAAAAAAACATCTCCTGTTATGTCAGAACAAAGGGGCTTTCTTCAAACCATGCCCAGCGACAAAAGAGTATCGCTGCTGTGAATATCAGGTATTAAACATTGGCGCCAACTGCCCTATGGATTGCGTGTACTGCATTCTACAGGCCTATCTCAATAATCCTTGGATGACTTTCTACGTTAACACCGAGGATCTGTTTTCGGAATTGACTCAGGCCTTTAAAAAAGAGCCCAAGCGCTTCTGGCGTATCGGCACCGGTGAGTTTACTGACAGCATGGCACTCGACAAACTGACTGGCCTGAGTAAAGAACTCGTGACCTTCATGAGTTCAAAAAAAAATGCCGTCCTTGAGCTCAAGACCAAAAGTGCTGTAATTGATAATCTTGAGGGACTCGATCATAAAGGCCGCACGGTATTAGCCTGGTCACTCAACAGCACTGCCGTCATGAATCAACACGAATTTCGGACAGCAACACTCAAAGAGCGCTTGGCGGCTGCCAAACAGTGTGCCGACTGGGGCTACAAACTGGCCTTTCATTTTGATCCGATCATTTATCATCCAGATTGGAAGCAGGGCTACACCGAAACCATCGAAGCCCTCTACGACACAGTTCCTGCTGCAAATATTGTCTGGATCAGCCTGGGTGCACTGCGTTACTTGCCGACATTAAAACAGATTGCAACCAGTCGGTTCCCGAAATCTCGCTTTTTTTATGAGGAGTTTATTGTCGGCCTTGATGGCAAGTCCCGTTATTTCCGCCCCCAAAGAACCGGAATGTACAAGCACATTTACAACCAACTCAAGGCCAAATCAGCAAAAAACACCTGTATCTATATGTGCATGGAAAGCGATGAAATATGGAGGGATGTGTTTGGCTATACACCCGAAGAAAAAGGTGGTCTACCTGTTATGTTGGACAGAGCCTCTTCGTAA
- a CDS encoding GNAT family N-acetyltransferase has product MNSESTNDDTKRINIKIREMEIDDLSEVFHLGEDLFKAQNSPNMYRTWDPYEVVGLFHSDTEFCLVAEVGDDIIGFALGTTIEKSHSAWKYGYLIWLGIKPEFQRTGVAEKLFRRFKDLMLKCKVRMLLVDTQSENLPALRFFRKIGFGHPTEHIYLTMNVTAEKQALTKKAQIPSILSISDQKKNAK; this is encoded by the coding sequence ATGAACTCTGAATCGACGAACGATGATACTAAACGTATCAATATTAAAATAAGGGAGATGGAGATTGACGATCTCTCAGAAGTCTTCCACCTTGGAGAAGATCTTTTTAAAGCCCAGAATTCCCCGAATATGTACCGCACCTGGGATCCGTACGAAGTTGTTGGGCTCTTTCATAGTGATACTGAATTTTGTCTTGTCGCCGAAGTTGGTGACGATATTATCGGTTTTGCACTGGGAACGACTATTGAAAAAAGTCATTCGGCCTGGAAATACGGCTATCTTATCTGGTTGGGCATTAAGCCGGAATTCCAGCGCACTGGGGTTGCTGAAAAGCTGTTTCGCCGTTTCAAGGATCTTATGCTTAAATGCAAAGTTCGTATGCTCCTTGTTGACACCCAAAGCGAAAATCTGCCGGCGCTTCGTTTTTTTCGTAAAATCGGTTTTGGTCATCCAACCGAACACATATACTTAACTATGAATGTAACGGCCGAGAAACAGGCTTTGACCAAAAAGGCGCAAATTCCTTCTATACTGTCCATTTCGGACCAGAAAAAAAATGCCAAATAA
- a CDS encoding HAMP domain-containing protein, translated as MKRLIIISFALIFGIFSLGSGVFVYNIYTTSNNLHSLIGMHEIEDIRHELFFSVQKVQTYVHAPGIIFSKHLDEIISSAAMLDNAIGRCHECHHREDVKAEINATQQLVDTFEEQLSYLITMIADSDRRTAMQYKVSNLGNTILDQVQSMIKRAGSTVQQRTDEALALLNRIYPLLGVTILTTFLLALYVARFLTLRITQPIDALVDASRKLSDGNWGYQSEFKATGEFAELVNSFNTMSFSLATKKKQIQQQVEELKNTQKQLVEAEKLTAIGTLAGGIAHDFNNILCGMIGHLALLRNYIAPDDKKQAIINTIETAGFRAADLIKQLLAFARHKSIEKKAVDINQCVNNVYELIKHSISKTITTNISLSRSVSCVIGDHTQLEQVVMNLSINARDALQDKGTISISTEQVTVDEQSCTNHPDARPGDYIKLEISDTGAGIDDDVLPRIFEPFFTTKGVGEGTGLGLAMVYGIIKGHDGFCLIDNTPG; from the coding sequence ATGAAACGACTGATCATCATATCATTTGCCCTGATTTTTGGGATTTTCTCTTTAGGATCAGGTGTTTTTGTCTACAACATCTATACCACCTCAAATAATCTGCATAGCCTGATTGGTATGCACGAAATTGAGGATATCCGCCATGAGCTTTTCTTCAGTGTGCAGAAAGTGCAAACCTATGTCCATGCGCCAGGCATAATTTTTTCAAAACATCTTGATGAGATCATTTCAAGTGCGGCAATGCTCGATAATGCAATCGGCCGTTGTCATGAATGTCACCATAGGGAGGATGTAAAGGCCGAAATTAATGCTACCCAGCAATTGGTTGATACCTTTGAAGAACAGCTCAGCTATTTGATTACTATGATTGCTGATAGCGATCGAAGAACTGCTATGCAATACAAAGTTTCCAACCTTGGCAACACAATTCTCGATCAGGTGCAGAGTATGATCAAACGGGCGGGGAGCACCGTTCAGCAACGGACGGACGAGGCACTTGCACTGCTTAACCGTATATATCCTCTCCTTGGTGTAACAATTCTGACAACGTTTCTTCTCGCCCTGTATGTAGCCAGGTTTCTTACTCTGAGGATTACACAGCCAATTGACGCACTTGTTGATGCTTCGCGTAAACTTTCTGATGGCAATTGGGGGTACCAGAGTGAATTTAAGGCTACAGGGGAATTTGCTGAACTGGTGAACTCTTTTAACACCATGAGTTTCTCGCTGGCCACCAAGAAAAAACAGATTCAACAGCAGGTTGAAGAGTTAAAAAATACCCAGAAGCAGCTTGTTGAGGCGGAAAAACTGACTGCCATAGGAACGCTTGCCGGCGGCATTGCCCACGACTTCAATAATATTCTTTGCGGCATGATTGGTCACCTTGCGCTGCTACGAAACTATATTGCCCCTGATGATAAAAAACAGGCAATAATCAATACTATTGAAACTGCCGGATTCAGGGCAGCTGATCTTATTAAGCAGTTATTGGCTTTTGCACGACATAAATCTATTGAGAAAAAGGCTGTTGATATCAATCAGTGTGTGAATAATGTTTACGAACTGATCAAACATTCAATCAGTAAAACAATTACGACCAACATTTCTTTGTCCAGATCGGTTTCTTGTGTCATTGGAGATCATACCCAGCTTGAGCAGGTGGTAATGAACCTGTCTATTAATGCCCGTGATGCTCTGCAAGATAAAGGTACAATTTCGATCAGTACTGAACAAGTTACTGTGGACGAACAATCTTGCACGAATCATCCTGATGCACGTCCCGGCGACTACATTAAACTTGAAATTTCAGATACCGGCGCAGGTATAGATGATGACGTTTTGCCCAGAATTTTTGAGCCTTTTTTCACCACCAAAGGGGTTGGAGAGGGTACAGGCCTCGGCTTGGCTATGGTTTACGGAATAATAAAAGGCCATGATGGTTTCTGTTTGATTGACAACACCCCAGGCTAA
- a CDS encoding septal ring lytic transglycosylase RlpA family protein — MSYKIGAFTFDVITAPIEWPMTSDIESIDGLTPKEAVRQGRVKNAPYVVKGNRYIPMSVAEASTYQEVGIASWYGNETLRQKDGHMTANGEAFDPGKPTAAHKLLPLPIHVKVTNLENNRSMVVRVNDRGPFFGDRMIDLSAGAAKKLGFYRKGTARVKVETVEL; from the coding sequence ATGTCATACAAGATTGGTGCCTTTACTTTTGATGTTATTACGGCACCAATTGAATGGCCGATGACTTCTGATATTGAAAGTATTGATGGATTGACCCCGAAAGAGGCTGTTCGGCAGGGCAGGGTTAAGAACGCTCCCTATGTGGTGAAAGGTAATCGTTATATACCGATGTCTGTCGCCGAGGCTTCGACCTACCAAGAAGTTGGTATTGCTTCATGGTACGGGAATGAGACTTTGCGCCAGAAAGATGGTCATATGACTGCCAATGGCGAAGCATTTGATCCTGGAAAGCCAACAGCTGCCCATAAACTTTTACCACTACCAATTCATGTTAAGGTTACTAATCTTGAGAATAATCGTTCAATGGTGGTGCGGGTTAATGACCGTGGACCATTTTTTGGTGACCGGATGATTGATCTTAGTGCGGGGGCTGCCAAAAAACTTGGATTTTATAGAAAGGGGACGGCGCGAGTAAAAGTTGAAACAGTGGAACTATGA